A DNA window from Vanacampus margaritifer isolate UIUO_Vmar chromosome 19, RoL_Vmar_1.0, whole genome shotgun sequence contains the following coding sequences:
- the hivep2a gene encoding transcription factor HIVEP2a isoform X2 translates to MEARESAASGGGRQQCPNKDAAKEKMPLQRKWASEPSTTAKRGTFADPAARHRESLPCGANVASAPQHSYAITGNSGTLLSGHSSVGAIGGPPPSQDPQGPLAQGFPGGYSYQLGQPYPQHPQTERFHSGAKPQPGLEAHAWPFAGQLPSDELYSMGHPGHTHTHGAGAGAGRFPRQKSPSLPSSFVPYSQTGPDPGDEGYGKKDQKPKKPGKYICYYCGRACAKPSVLKKHIRSHTGERPYPCVPCGFSFKTKSNLYKHRKSHAHAIKAGLVPFSELAGSRGGDLDQASPGGDAEVHSDGEQSTDTDEEGVEGATILTDQDGSITQISFEADKSPGGAEPAYADSAEELSVGSIKVPILIVPKSRGMGCPPFQDIKASHHMMTSLAGRRGRSLDDTPLVKPRLALRLNDRKGLDLECSATQSLNLLSPHSKGSTDSGYFSRSESAEQQISPPNTNVKTYKELMFGRTWYYRPNSRSRQFVTVAKISEDHICLRGDVGMSRDPKLYSTGPSQSSPGLLEPPSDSGPLIRSNSMPTSSPPNLSVPPGIRGSHSFDEMMTSDDVFYQPGLRRLQRQAAIELSAHEAHTGDAEGSGHVAKNFTSSLAKKLSERISGAAEPVVYSPYGTKVSMSEIATRKRRKEKSVGDEEDSPDHGDSSCSGSVEMAGDYVSLDGSRGTPTGKGSLQSAHSQSDSFDTCPSMCSEDVALFTDSECRKAAGNVISVIQHTNSLSRPNSFEKSESFEQSGYHPSGPSSQYSEQSDSDIFEDALSPESALLRTESMDQQPQSDSDLASLSSSSAAASPGQPYHIPHKLVRQPNIQVPEIRVTDEKDAEALVAKEVEKHPTHVEEFQLPQRSDTLAQMPSEKLPPKKKRLRLADMEHSSGESSFESTCTSLSRSPSQESNLSHSSSFSMSFDRDEGLKTVSPTKPNLQEDPGSGGGAKPSEFLTVPGSGHSSHQQQREMRRSSSEQAPYTLPSEVPEMRSKSFDYGSLSSSRQGELYTSASAMKERRRGFLVRQASLSVYPEAVVQEPGGSELSIKQESVEQGMWLGLTGPSQRSGNVACRTQRAGNTVGVVGAHQQHVLQQSISEDSPQDEPHYGRSLQYRLQTQGSSSEGEHSGHEVNREVVQQHPSAPPFLSYQQSALFWSQEVSQASRQRLTLQAQQQLQKLHIRSPSSLSGTTTLHKQLLQDQAPHNGKSDTSSSPMNPAVFQEQNLAFLSSKPTSKSTAGQLQQIQPIFATQSLGSHTSLPLLVPVRIQTHVPSYGSVMYTSVSQLVAHGERRESRANIGDMSLLDASVSETPGGLGGGPSGAGFNLSHFLGQTDGTMLRSPHWKSSACGPNTGIPLSLTSGTVSTTDASGSGIGGSKRMLSPASSLERFIETKQQKRVKEERMFGQMVKELSAVELSGSGSGSGSKLEEGPSFEDCERMSSSPPLGDFPAPNKIVIPIRSSAHHRPDVPRPESFTPPLQIVTESSPVSCGRDSPEELDVDESRASPQSMISSHDAEDASKQLMASQVPANLLVPLRSPGESLLLTDVSDAQHFLQFPSLRTNSRVSWCFLNYTKPNSTQADPRSSIYSSWCVSSYNPNPLNLSTKATLALLRSKQRRNTDLLYTAAAMAPPSSGKLVSSIAWKLRFDQLKPELMPVDISHFGRKMKDVALWERPKEERVEKDVSIKRAVAEPTRIKIFEGGYKSNEDYVYVRGRGRGKYICEECGIRCKKPSMLKKHIRTHTDVRPYVCKFCNFAFKTKGNLTKHMKSKAHLKKCLELGVSTSSVDDGEADDADVGEEAGVRRKALADHQFSDADDSEEDGDEVDDEDDEDDDYDGDSTPRTSSRSASPYGVPAAAAASQPSPPLFGYFTTVPSIRITPQEASGHLPAPPRLEEDLAQDLPSPSSRLSSPGPDYSGCPSPVSPCSSPSARQYLSPHGDRSPGGPSPRRDVSPLRHLSPKRDAGGCRRESSPRRGHLSLLALLPRPTSPGKRDLSPRGRHKAMIRPNSPRRGLHQHLLLQSQQGGSRGLRSAHLAGLLSQADLGPRGRRRTASAEMDTECVAGSPGGREQGGNRGNQSSPPHQVLFSHLPLHSQLQVRSPFPMIPIGGIQMVHAVPTSLNAPLGQQGAQQASPHPPSRRASSEDPENLETSANFVRGQVGGPSSGSPPPAAGEVVVREQEESIRTCTKAIASLRIDHEHADGRRGGRDHRVGGPPHSASSLEEGQPWRSPSPPVPPPPTSQHFSASPRCPSPSPAPADAPQSTKTSKDVS, encoded by the exons ATGGAAGCTCGCGAGTCTGCTGCCAGTGGCGGCGGCAGGCAGCAGTGCCCAAATAAGGACGCGGCCAAGGAGAAGATGCCTCTGCAAAGGAAGTGGGCGTCTGAGCCTTCCACCACCGCCAAGCGGGGCACTTTTGCTGACCCGGCAGCGAGACACCGCGAGAGTTTGCCGTGCGGCGCCAACGTGGCATCAGCACCCCAACATAGCTACGCCATCACCGGGAATTCTGGGACGCTGCTATCTGGACATTCGTCGGTCGGGGCAATAGGAGGCCCGCCCCCATCTCAAGACCCTCAGGGGCCCTTGGCTCAGGGCTTTCCGGGGGGGTACTCCTACCAGTTGGGCCAACCGTACCCTCAGCATCCACAGACTGAACGCTTCCACTCGGGAGCCAAACCCCAACCAGGACTTGAGGCACACGCCTGGCCTTTTGCCGGACAGTTGCCGTCAGACGAACTGTACTCCATGGGACACCCGGGACATACTCACACCCACGGAGCCGGGGCAGGGGCCGGGAGGTTCCCCCGGCAAAAATCTCCAAGTTTACCTAGCTCCTTTGTACCGTATTCCCAGACGGGTCCTGACCCAGGAGACGAGGGTTACGGAAAAAAGGATCAAAAACCCAAAAAGCCTGGAAAGTACATTTGTTACTACTGTGGCCGAGCCTGCGCCAAGCCCAGCGTCCTGAAGAAGCACATCCGCTCCCACACCGGCGAGAGGCCGTACCCTTGTGTGCCCTGCGGCTTTTCCTTCAAAACTAAGAGCAACCTTTACAAGCATCGCAAGTCCCATGCTCACGCCATCAAGGCCGGACTGGTGCCATTTTCGGAACTGGCCGGTTCCCGAGGCGGCGACTTGGATCAGGCATCCCCTGGGGGCGATGCCGAGGTCCACTCGGATGGCGAGCAGAGCACGGACACGGATGAGGAAGGAGTGGAAGGAGCCACCATACTGACCGACCAAGACGGATCCATTACACAAATCTCGTTCGAAGCTGACAAGAGTCCAG GTGGTGCAGAACCAGCGTACGCAGACTCGGCTGAAGAGCTGTCTGTGGGCTCCATCAAAGTGCCTATCTTGATTGTTCCCAAGTCCAGAGGGATGGGGTGTCCGCCCTTTCAGGACATAAAAGCTTCTCACCACATGATGACGTCTCTGGCAGGGAGAAGAGGGCGTTCACTGGATGACACCCCTTTAGTCAAACCACGTTTGGCTCTGAGACTGAATGACAGGAAAGGCCTGGATTTGGAGTGTTCTGCAACGCAATCACTGAACCTCCTCAGTCCTCACAGCAAAGGCAGCACAGACTCAGGTTACTTTTCACGTTCTGAGAGTGCAGAACAACAGATCAGCCCTCCAAATACGAATGTTAAAACATATAAGGAGCTCATGTTCGGTCGGACTTGGTACTACCGACCCAATTCCAGATCTAGGCAATTTGTCACAGTAGCAAAGATCTCTGAGGATCATATCTGTTTACGTGGGGATGTAGGAATGTCCAGAGATCCCAAACTTTATTCAACTGGACCCAGTCAGAGCAGTCCAGGACTTCTGGAACCTCCTTCAGATTCAGGGCCTCTTATCAGGAGCAACTCCATGCCAACATCTTCTCCCCCAAACCTCAGTGTTCCCCCGGGGATCCGAGGCAGCCATTCCTTTGACGAGATGATGACGTCGGACGATGTTTTTTACCAGCCGGGACTTCGTCGACTCCAAAGACAGGCAGCTATTGAACTTTCAGCCCATGAAGCCCACACGGGAGATGCTGAGGGCTCTGGACACGTGGccaaaaatttcacttcatcTCTCGCTAAGAAGCTCAGTGAACGGATTTCAGGAGCTGCGGAGCCCGTTGTCTATAGCCCATATGGTACTAAAGTTAGCATGTCAGAAATAGCCACCAGAAAAAGGCGGAAGGAGAAGAGTGTTGGAGATGAGGAGGACAGTCCTGACCATGGTGACAGTAGCTGCAGTGGTTCAGTGGAGATGGCAGGAGACTATGTTAGTTTGGATGGGTCTAGAGGCACTCCAACAGGGAAGGGTTCTCTTCAGAGTGCTCACAGCCAGTCCGACAGCTTTGATACCTGTCCAAGCATGTGCTCCGAGGACGTAGCTCTGTTTACCGACTCAGAATGCAGGAAGGCAGCCGGAAACGTCATATCAGTCATCCAGCACACCAACTCCCTCAGCCGGCCAAATTCCTTCGAGAAGTCAGAGTCATTCGAGCAGTCGGGATATCATCCTTCAGGCCCGTCCAGCCAGTACTCGGAACAGTCTGACTCGGATATCTTTGAAGATGCTTTGAGTCCAGAGTCGGCCCTGCTGAGAACCGAGAGTATGGATCAGCAGCCACAGAGCGATAGCGACCTGGCCTCCCTCTCGTCTTCATCGGCAGCCGCTTCGCCCGGACAGCCTTACCACATCCCGCACAAATTAGTCCGCCAGCCAAACATCCAAGTTCCCGAGATCAGGGTAACGGATGAGAAAGACGCAGAAGCTCTGGTGGCCAAGGAGGTGGAGAAGCATCCGACGCACGTGGAGGAGTTCCAACTGCCACAGAGGAGCGACACACTCGCCCAGATGCCCTCAGAGAAGCTGCCGCCCAAGAAGAAGAGGCTGCGCCTTGCAGACATGGAGCATTCATCTGGAGAATCCAGTTTTGAGTCCACTTGCACCAGCCTGTCTCGTAGCCCGAGTCAGGAGAGCAATCTGTCGCACTCCTCTTCCTTCTCCATGTCCTTTGACAGAGACGAAGGCCTCAAGACAGTGTCACCCACTAAACCG AACCTACAGGAGGACCCAGGCTCTGGTGGAGGAGCTAAACCATCTGAGTTTCTGACAGTGCCCGGCAGTGGTCATTCTAGCCACCAGCAGCAGAGGGAGATGAGGAGGTCGTCATCGGAACAGGCGCCGTACACTCTTCCCTCAGAAGTTCCTGAAATGCGCAGCAAGTCCTTCGACTATGGAAGCTTGTCGTCGTCCAGACAGGGAGAGCTCTACACCAGCGCCTCCGCCATGAAGGAGCGCCGCCGTGGATTCCTTGTCCGACAG GCCTCCCTGAGTGTCTATCCAGAGGCAGTAGTCCAAGAACCAGGAGGGTctgagctgtcaatcaaacaggAGAGTGTGGAGCAAGGAATGTGGCTTGGCTTGACCGGACCCTCACAGAGAAGCGGCAACGTCGCCTGCAGAACCCAAAGAGCTGGCAATACTGTTGGCG TTGTAGGAGCTCACCAGCAGCATGTCCTCCAGCAGAGTATCAGTGAGGACAGTCCGCAGGATGAACCTCACTACGGCAG GTCTCTGCAGTATCGCCTCCAGACCCAGGGCTCCTCATCTGAAGGGGAACACTCGGGTCACGAGGTCAACAGAGAGGTCGTCCAACAACATCCGAGTGCTCCTCCGTTCCTCTCTTACCAGCAGTCAGCTCTGTTCTGGAGTCAAGAGGTCAGTCAGGCTTCTAGACAACGGCTGACCCTGCAGGCCCAGCAGCAACTCCAGAAGCTCCACATCCGATCTCCCAGTAGTTTATCTGGGACAACGACACTCCACAAGCAGCTGCTCCAAGATCAGGCGCCACACAATGGAAAATCAGACACTTCCAGTTCTCCGATGAATCCCGCCGTGTTCCAAGAGCAAAACCTGGCCTTTCTCTCGTCTAAGCCGACGTCCAAGAGCACCGCCGGGCAGCTGCAGCAGATCCAACCCATCTTCGCCACCCAGAGCCTGGGCTCCCACACCTCTCTGCCCTTGCTGGTTCCTGTGCGTATCCAAACCCACGTGCCATCGTACGGTAGCGTGATGTATACCAGCGTTAGCCAGCTGGTAGCTCACGGTGAGAGGAGAGAAAGTAGGGCCAACATCGGCGACATGTCCTTGCTGGATGCGAGTGTCAGTGAAACGCCTGGAGGTCTTGGCGGAGGTCCAAGTGGAGCAGGGTTCAACTTATCGCACTTCCTGGGACAGACAGATGGAACAATGTTGCGCTCCCCTCACTGGAAGTCTTCGGCTTGTGGCCCCAACACAGGAATTCCTCTCTCGCTAACGTCGGGCACCGTCTCCACCACGGACGCCTCGGGATCCGGCATCGGAGGCAGCAAGAGGATGCTTTCCCCTGCCAGTTCTTTGGAGCGTTTCATCGAGACCAAGCAACAGAAGAGGGTCAAGGAGGAGAGGATGTTTGGGCAGATGGTGAAGGAGTTGAGCGCCGTGGAGCTGAGCGGCAGCGGCAGCGGCAGCGGCAGCAAGCTTGAGGAGGGACCCAGTTTCGAGGATTGTGAGAGGATGTCCTCTTCTCCTCCCCTGGGAGACTTCCCTGCTCCCAACAAGATTGTGATTCCCATCCGTTCCTCTGCTCACCACCGGCCCGACGTCCCCAGGCCGGAAAGCTTTACCCCTCCCCTCCAGATCGTCACCGAGTCCTCGCCTGTGTCGTGTGGCCGAGATTCCCCTGAGGAGCTCGATGTGGACGAGTCCCGCGCCAGCCCCCAGTCCATGATCTCCTCCCATGATGCAGAAGATGCCAGCAAGCAGCTTATGGCCAGTCAAGTCCCAGCAAACCTGCTGGTTCCGTTGAGAAGCCCGGGAGAAAGTCTGCTGCTCACCGACGTGTCCGACGCGCAGCACTTTTTACAGTTCCCGAGCTTGCGCACCAACAGCAGAGTCAGCTGGTGTTTCCTCAACTACACCAAACCGAACAGCACTCAAGCCGACCCACGAAGCTCCATCTACAGTTCCTGGTGCGTCAGCTCCTACAACCCCAACCCCCTGAACCTCAGCACCAAGGCCACGCTGGCCCTGCTACGGTCCAAACAGCGCAGGAACACCGACCTCCTGTACACCGCGGCCGCCATGGCGCCGCCAAGTTCAGGGAAACTGGTGTCGTCCATCGCGTGGAAGCTCAGGTTTGATCAG CTAAAACCAGAACTGATGCCGGTTGATATCAGCCATTTTGGAAGGAAGATGAAGGATGTGGCCTTGTGGGAGCGTCCAAAGGAGGAGCGGGTGGAGAAGGACGTGTCAATCAAACGCGCCGTCGCCGAGCCAACTCGCATCAAGATCTTCGAAGGCGG GTACAAGTCCAACGAGGACTACGTGTACgtgcgggggcgggggcggggcaaGTACATCTGCGAGGAGTGCGGCATTCGCTGCAAGAAGCCCAGCATGCTGAAGAAACACATCCGCACGCACACCGACGTGCGGCCCTACGTCTGCAAGTTCTGCAACTTCGCCTTCAAGACCAAAG gTAATCTGACCAAGCACATGAAATCAAAAGCTCACCTGAAGAAGTGTCTGGAGTTGGGCGTGTCCACGTCTTCTGTGGACGACGGCGAGGCCGACGATGCGG ACGTTGGCGAGGAAGCCGGCGTGCGACGCAAGGCCCTGGCGGATCATCAGTTCTCCGACGCCGACGACTCTGAGGAAGACGGCGACGAGGTGGACGACGAAGATGACGAGGACGACGACTACGACGGCGACTCCACCCCCAGGACCTCGTCCCGCTCGGCCAGCCCGTACGGCGTCCCCGCCGCGGCGGCCGCCTCGCAGCCGTCGCCGCCGCTCTTCGGCTACTTCACCACCGTGCCCAGCATCCGCATCACGCCGCAGGAGGCGTCGGGGCACCTGCCGGCGCCGCCCCGCCTGGAGGAAGATCTCGCCCAGGATTTGCCCTCGCCGTCTTCCCGCCTCTCCTCCCCCGGGCCGGACTACTCGGGCTGCCCGTCCCCCGTCTCGCCGTGCTCGTCGCCGTCGGCCCGCCAGTATCTCTCGCCGCACGGCGATCGCTCGCCTGGCGGCCCGTCGCCTCGGCGGGATGTGTCGCCGCTGCGCCACCTGTCACCCAAGCGGGACGCGGGGGGTTGTCGCCGCGAGAGCTCGCCGAGGAGGGGGCACCTGTCGCTACTCGCCCTGCTGCCGCGCCCCACGTCTCCCGGGAAGCGAGACCTGTCGCCGCGGGGACGCCACAAGGCCATGATACGTCCCAACTCGCCTCGACGAGGACTTCATCAGCACCTCCTGCTGCAGAG TCAGCAGGGCGGCTCGCGAGGCCTGCGGTCGGCTCATCTCGCCGGGTTGCTGAGTCAGGCGGATTTGGGCCCTCGAGGACGTCGCAGAACCGCCAGCGCAGAAATGGACACG gaatGTGTTGCAGGTTCCCCAGGGGGGCGAGAACAGGGCGGTAACCGCGGCAACCAGTCCAGTCCACCCCATCAAGTTTTGTTCAGTCACCTCCCTCTCCATTCACAATTGCAG gtGCGTTCTCCGTTCCCGATGATCCCCATCGGCGGCATCCAGATGGTCCACGCCGTGCCCACGTCGCTCAATGCTCCTCttggccagcagggggcgcaGCAGGCCTCGCCCCACCCCCCGTCGCGCCGGGCTTCGTCCGAGGACCCCGAAAACTTGGAGACGTCTGCAAATTTCGTCAGGGGACAAGTAGGGGGGCCGTCGTCGGGGTCTCCCCCTCCCGCTGCGGGGGAGGTCGTGGTACGAGAACAAGAGGAAAGCATCCGAACGTGCACCAAAGCCATCGCCTCGCTGCGCATCGACCACGAACACGCCGACGGGAGGCGAGGGGGGCGGGACCACCGCGTCGGGGGGCCGCCGCACTCCGCTTCCTCACTAGAGGAAGGACAACCTTGGCGCTCGCCGTCACCGCccgtgccgccgccgccgacgtCTCAGCACTTTAGCGCCTCCCCACGTTGCCCCTCGCCCTCGCCGGCACCCGCGGACGCCCCGCAAAGCACAAAGACGAGCAAAGACGTTTCGTAG